The window GCAGAAAGTTGTTTTAGAAAGCACCGAGCCTGTGGCACCACAGGACTCTTGTATTAGGTAGAAATACCAGTAGGTAGAAATACCGAGAGGATTATTGTGCAGAAGAAGTTTGTGGCGTGCGTGGTGTTGACCTTGAGCCAGGGCGTGTATGCGGCAACGCTCGTCCCGAGTGCCGGGAGCCAGATCCAACAGATACCCGTTGCCCCCGCACCGGAAAAAGTCGCGCCGCAGATTCGTGTCGAGCAAGCCCAGGCACCTGCAGTGCCCGCATCCGACAGCGCAAGGCTAAAGGTCAACTCGCTGCACCTGACGGGGCAACGGCTTTATCCCGAAGCCCAGTTACTCAGCTTGACCGGCTTCGTGGCAGGCCAGGAACTGAGCCTGGGCCAGCTGCAGACCATGGCCGCGCAGATTGCCGACTTCTATCACCAGAAAGGCTATTTCGTCGCCCAGGCGTACTTGCCCGCGCAGGAAATCAAGAACGGTGCCGTCACCATCGCGATCATCGAGGGCCAGTACGGGGCCGTAACGATGCGCAACCAGAGCAGGCTGTCCGACCGGTTGGCCAATGGTGCGCTGGATGATCTGCACAGCGGCGATGTCATTCATTCCAGTCCTCTGGAACGTGATTTGCTGTTGCTCTCCGACACCCCTGGAGTGGAGGTGCGCTCAACCCTGGTGCCCGGCGCCTCGGTGGGCGCGGCTGACTTGGTTGTCGACGTGACGCCTGGACAACAAGTGACCGGCAGCATCGATGCCGATAACGGCGGTAGTCGCTACACCGGCCAGTACCGTCTGGGCGGGACTTTGAACATCAACAATCTGGCTGGCCAGGGCGACGTGGCCTCCCTGCGCGCGCTGTCCAGTTTCGACGGCCTGGACTATGCCCGCGCGGCCTACCAGATGCAGTTTGGCCAGGCGACCGCTGGCGTGGCCTACAGCCGACTGGATTACAAACTGGGTCGGGAATTCAGCGCGCTGCACGGTAACGGTACGGCGGACATTGCCAGTGTCTACGGCAGCTACCCGTTACTGCGTTCACGGCGCAGCAACCTGTATGTGCAGATGGGTGTGGATTACAAGACGTTCGACGACCGCATCGATCTGGTGTCGTCCCATGTCGAGCGCAACGCCACCGTGCTGATGACCACCCTGCGCGGGGATCATCGCGATGACTTTGGCGGTGGCGGGCTCACGGCCGGCTCCCTGACCTGGTCGACTGGCAATCTGGATATCGAAACCCGCGAAGTGCGTTCGGCAGACGGGCTCACTGCCCGCAGCAATGGGCACTACGACAAGCTGGGTTTCAGCGTCATGCGCGTGCAGCGCGTCACCGATGCGTTCTCGCTGTACGGCGCCGTCAATGGCCAGGTGGCCTCCAAGAATCTGGATATCTCGGAAAAGATGTACCTGGGCGGCATCGACGGCGTGCGGGCCTATCCGCAGGGCGAAGCCTTTGGCGACGAAGGTTACCTGGCGACCGTGGAAGCCCGGTATCTGCTGCCGCCATTTTCAAGGATGGGGCAAGTGCAACTGATCAGCTTCGTCGATACCGGTACGGTCACGCTCAATGAAAATCGCTGGGATGACTCGGACCGCACCCGAACCCTGAGCGGCGCGGGGGTTGGCGTTAACTGGTTCGACTTCAATAACTACTCCGTGAAGACCTACTACGCGCAGAAACTGGGTGGCGAAAAGGCCACGTCGGCGCCGGATTCGAGCGGGCGCTTCTGGGTCCAGGTGGTCAAGTATTTTTGATCGCAGGCCCGGTCACCGCAACGAACCCCACGTCAGCCATGCCTGAATCAAGTAGGTAAACACCATGAATACCCGTTCCCCCTCCAGCAGGCATGCCAAGGCCAGCACCTTTGTCGCCGTCGCTCCTTTGCCGTTCACCCTGCAACTGCTGGCGGTTGCCATCCTGTTCGCCAGTGCAGGCGGCGCCTATGCACTGCCCGTGGGCGGCGCAGTTTCGGCGGGCAGCGCCACCATTGGCTCAGGGGGCGGTACGACAACCATTACCCAGGCCAGCCAGAATGCTGCGATCAACTGGCAGAGTTTCAATATCGGCACGGGCGAGACGGTCAATTTCGTGCAGCCCAATGCCAGCGCCACAGCCCTCAACCAGGTGCTCGGCGCGGACCCTTCGAGCATTCTGGGCAGCCTCAATGCCAACGGCAAAGTGTTCCTGGTCAACCCCAACGGTATCGTTTTCGGTCAGGGCGCGTCGGTCAATGTCGGCGGCCTGGTGGGCTCCACGCGCGGCATCAGCGACAGCGATTTCATGGCGGGCCACTACAACTTTGAAGGCGACGGGGCTGGCAGCGTGGTCAACCACGGCAGCATCAACGCCAAAGGCGGTTCGGTGGCGCTGCTGGGTGCCAATGTCAGCAACCAGGGCGTGATCCAAGCGCAAATGGGCTCTGTGGCCCTGGCGGCTGGCAACGCGTTCACTCTGGATGTGGCGGGCGACGGCCTGCTCAATGTGACGGTCAACAAGGGCGCAGTGGATGCCCTGGTGCAGAACGGCGGGCTGATTCAGGCCGACGGCGGCCGAGTGCTGATGACGGCTCAGTCGGCGAACAGCCTGTTGCCGTCCAGCGTGAACAACACTGGCGTGGTTCGAGCTCAGACCCTGGAAAATCACAACGGCACCATCATGCTGATGGGTGACATGCAGAGCGGCACCGTGAATGTGGCCGGAACTCTGGATGCCAGCGCTCCCAATGGCGGCAATGGAGGTTTTATCGAGACGTCTGCGGC of the Paucimonas lemoignei genome contains:
- the hxuB_2 gene encoding polypeptide-transport-associated domain-containing protein ShlB-type, with product MQKKFVACVVLTLSQGVYAATLVPSAGSQIQQIPVAPAPEKVAPQIRVEQAQAPAVPASDSARLKVNSLHLTGQRLYPEAQLLSLTGFVAGQELSLGQLQTMAAQIADFYHQKGYFVAQAYLPAQEIKNGAVTIAIIEGQYGAVTMRNQSRLSDRLANGALDDLHSGDVIHSSPLERDLLLLSDTPGVEVRSTLVPGASVGAADLVVDVTPGQQVTGSIDADNGGSRYTGQYRLGGTLNINNLAGQGDVASLRALSSFDGLDYARAAYQMQFGQATAGVAYSRLDYKLGREFSALHGNGTADIASVYGSYPLLRSRRSNLYVQMGVDYKTFDDRIDLVSSHVERNATVLMTTLRGDHRDDFGGGGLTAGSLTWSTGNLDIETREVRSADGLTARSNGHYDKLGFSVMRVQRVTDAFSLYGAVNGQVASKNLDISEKMYLGGIDGVRAYPQGEAFGDEGYLATVEARYLLPPFSRMGQVQLISFVDTGTVTLNENRWDDSDRTRTLSGAGVGVNWFDFNNYSVKTYYAQKLGGEKATSAPDSSGRFWVQVVKYF